The following is a genomic window from Peromyscus leucopus breed LL Stock chromosome 12, UCI_PerLeu_2.1, whole genome shotgun sequence.
GGCGATGAGGATATTCTTGCATGTGGGTGGCAGGGCCAGGAAGCTGGAGGCTCTGATAATCTCTTGTGTGGCTTTTGAGGACAGCCAGTTCTTCATCTGCTGGCTCTGGTCTTGTCcgactccacacacacaaaagccatgGGAACCCTGGAGGGACACCTGCTACCAGGAGtgggcctcctcctcttctcattctaCTACTCGGCGCTGACATCCTTGGCCCTGCTACGGGAACAGAAGGTCCTCAAGCACCCCCTGCTCCCAGGGAAGCTGCGGGGACACAGGCTGTCTCGGCAGGTACCGTATGAAGCCGTGGTGAAGGTGCTCGTCCCCACCTGTGGCATTATCGGTGAATATTTCTACCCCCTCGGGGTGAATCGCGTGCAGATGATAGACTGGAAGGACCCTCGGCGGCCGTTTGTCTTCAAGGACAACTGGCAGCATGTAACCATGTTTGGGTTCTTTATTCTCAGTGGCGTGGTGGACATGGTGAGCCAGGCACACCTGGGCCGTTGGGGTGTGAAGCTGGAGCGTGCAGCCGAGGCGTTGGCTTTCTATGTGCTGATCATGCTGATGGTAACCCACATCGAGAACAAAAGCTCCTTGGAGATCCGAGTACACCTTCTGCTAATGATACCCTCCTTCTTCCTTGCTCTGGTGCTCACTGTGGAGGTCTGGGTCCCCAACCATCCTCCAATCTGGATCCTCAAGTGTTGGCTGGGGCTGGTGTTAAGCAGCTGGATGATGCAGATCTGTGAGATGTATATACCTCTTACTGGACAGCCCTGGAGGGCAGACGACCCCATGGATCATGCATTCCTAACCATCTTCTTCTGCTGGCACCTGGTCTTGGCGGCTGCCCTGTTCCTGGCCACCTATGGCCTCTGCAGTCTCTGGCACAGACACTATTCTTCCTGGACAAAGACTCCTGGTGCTAGGTACCAGCGGTGCCCTATGGAATCCAGTAGTGAGGAGCtagagaaactcaaggcagagaCCCTGCCGCAGGATGAAGTCGTGTAGGAACAGAAGCTGTCGGGAGTGCTGTATGCACAACCTGGGATCCACAGCATAGCTTCCCACCCCAGGACTAGCTTCTTCTCCCTAAATAAAACTTCTAGCTCCAAGGATGACTTCTTGATTGTTACTTTGTGTTGTCCAGGTCAGTGTCTTACCTGTTTCCTTATCTATATGGTTTCTGGTCATTCgaatacaaagaacaaaacagcGCTTGTCTGTAATAGCTCTGGGtagcttttcatatatataaactTAAACTGAGTATGTCTGCTGACTACGGAGAAGGGGATGAAGAACTTGGTTGTATTGAGAGGGGATTCAGGCAGTTTACCAAGGGTTCAAGTCAGGAATGAGAAGAGTCCGGGCAGGAATTCTCAAAAGTGGTTGTAATAAggtgattaaaatataattttaggactggtgagatggctcagtgggtagaggcacctGCCACAACCCTGGGGACCTGAgacccatccctgggacccacagtgtAGAAGGGGAGACGTGACtcttgaaagctgtcctctgataaGTGTGTGATGCacatgccatcacacacacacactaacaataaTAAGATGTGATTAAAATGTTTTCGCAAATTTAAGGGCTGGGGACGTATCTCACaggtagaatgtgtgtgtgtgcctagcaTGCCTGGGGCCTTGGGTTCAATCGCCAGCCGtgcaaaatcaaaaagcaaacaaatgtttTGAAGTGCCTTGTTTTGGCTATGATACAAAACAACTTGTTCCTACTCCTTCGGAAAGTCTATTGCATGTGTTATGTCCTATGTGCCTGCTTCTGGGAGAGACTGAAGAAAAGACTGCATCTTACTTGAGAATGGGGTCAGGGGAGAAATAGCCCTGAGGTAGGGGTGGGTACCAATGATCTCTATGGACATCTCCAAATGGGATGCAGCCACTCAACATCTGGAAGTCTAAAGAAATGGCaggatgggaggaggaggtggcaggCATGTGGAGAAAGGATAACGGAGAGAAATGGGCACAGTGAGGCTGCTGCATTTACGGTCCCCATACAGCCAGGTATGCTCTTCTTGAAGGACGGAACGCTTCTAGAAGCTTAGAGGTTTGCAGATAGCAGACAAGGCAGCCATTTTAAAATGCCATAGGCACCCGGTGATATGCAGTGCATCTGCAGAACAGCAGAGGCTAGCAGAGGGGCCTGTCCTCCTGGAGCAGCAGGCTTCAGGCCTCTTCCCTCACACTCCACACCTTCTCTCCCCCACATAGCGGGAACCAACCCAAGCCCAAAGCCCCAGAACCTGACTCTCTCTGAGACTAAGAAAACTTAAGGTTTGAGATTCCTCATGTTATACACTGTGTTCATGAGCCTGGGGGCAGCGTTCATATTATCCTTGATAGTTTGTATATCATGGGACATTCACCAAAGTGAGgatttaaagtttttttgttttttttttctctaaaaactCTTTTCAAAGTTGCATAAGCTTTGTACTCTGCagaacctggctctgcctcacccaGCAGGCTTAACACGGGCATGCGGTCAGGGCGTGTCAGAGAAACCCGTCTCTTCTGGATTGACAGCACATTCTTCGTAAGAGAGCAGTGTTAAAACTTGTCCATACGCAGCCTGAAAGCAAAAGCTTTGGACATGAATTGCGTTACACACCAGTTGAATGTCACACCAGAGCCCCTTGCTAAAGTATAATTCCCAGGTCAACACATGTAAATGAGGAGCCTGGGCAGTAGCTGAAGGGTTATGAGCTTGCCTGGTAtgtcaggaagccctgggttctagcaCCAcaccagcatcacacacacagacaaacaaaggTGTTAGCAGATCCTAAGCCAGGTTTAGAAAAGGGAATTAGAGTTAAGAGAAGAAGATGGATCCGGAGCAGGGGCAGCCATAGTTTACACAGATCAGCTACTTGCCTTTCTGTGCACAGTGTGGAATTTGTCTGCACATCTGGACCTTTCAGAGCACACCAGTCACCGTTCTCCAAAGAAAACAGGATGTtgagatggatagacagacagacagcaaagcATGTCCGAAATCTGCAGGACAGGACAGTAGGACAGAGGTCAGGGGCAAGCTGAGGCCTCATTCTTGAGTTCCTAAGTTTTGTACCAATAAAGACCATCCAGCAGGGCGTTAGTCTTTTCTGGGACCTTCAGTGGCTGTATGAATGAACCTGTGCTCACTGTAAAGGGCAACCTTCTCATTCAAATgatgttttaaatgttaatcaCACCCCCAAAATACCATCGTGGTAACATCTACAAGGATGACGTGACTGAACAACTAGATAATAAACCTAGCCCAGACGACATAAGATCAACTGTCACACCCAGCACATCAGAACATTACCACTCACTTGGACATGGTTTTTATTAGCTTGTAATTTCTGGAGACTTTTCAAAATAAcaatactaattttattttagaggAATTTCATCATTAAGGCTCTGATTAGTGTATTAATGTACATGTAAACTGACCTGGAGTTTGGTTCCAAGCTTTCTCTAGCGGGGAAGGGCTTATAGATAGGTAACAtacattttttgtatgtgtggtttcttgagacagggtttctttatgtaacagctctggttgtcctggaactcattctgtagaccaggctggtcttgaactcacagagtttaaaaattattaatgcaCTGTGCACACATAAATTTATTactatacattttacattttggaCATCTTAGAAAATGTTGAAAAGTATTTTGAAACTTAAACCCAATGCCATAATCCCAAACGAATTATCGCCAAGAGGGCTAGATGGGTGGGTGACAGGGCTTTCTCGTTGACAACTCAGATCAGGCTTGGTGACTAAGACAAGATAAATAATCAAGAGGCTTAGAGGCAAAGGTCCTAAAGATGAGGAAACCAAGAGTGGAAATCTAGTGTTGTGGGAGGAGATTGAGAAAGGATACCCACAATAGGAAGAGATGACAGCTCTGACTTGGGCAACCCCGGAGTCTTTGTCCTCAGTGAGTTCTCAGAGGTCACGTTTTGGCATCGAGAAGGGTAAGAAAGAAGGCGCTAAGGTTAATATGACCTTTACAGGGGAGATTGTCAGGGTTAAAGCAGGTGAGTAAGGAACACTCAAagattcacacctgtaatcccagaggaCCAGCAACTGAGGCCACTCTGGACTACGGGAGTTCCTGTTTCGAATGAAAGAAGCCAAGGAGACGACTCAGTGTGCTCTGCAAGCTCggggcctgagtttgaaccctcaGCACACAGGTAAGTAGACATGGCtgtgtatgcctgtaaccccagcactcggggccAGACAGCCAACAGGAATGGTGAGCTTCTGGTCCAGTgggaaaccctgtttcaggaCAATAAtatggagagtgacagagcaagACACCCAGTGTTGTGTTCTGACGTCTGCGTGGGCACAGGTGGGCACACttgggcacagacacacacacacacacacacacacacacacacacacacacacacacaagtaaaaactGAGACCAGTTAAATTTAACAAagtacactggaaaaaaagaggcTAGAGCCAGGCAGCATTCCAGACCAAAGATGTTCCAGGATGTCCCCCTCTCACCGTAGGTTACATTTATAGGCAGAGAATAGGAAATGACACACAGAAACAACCTGACTGGAGACTGggttcagtcagtgaagtgcctACCCTGGAAGTCTGAGAACCTCAGTTCAGAGTCTCAGCAGCCGCagataagccaggcatggcagcacacatctgtaatcccagaactgaagggagagaggagtggaTTCCTAGAGGGAAGGCCCGTCAGGGAGCCTAGTCAAGCGGCATGCTTTGGGTtaagtgagagaccccatctcagaaacTCACTTGTAGACAACGAGTAAGACACTTGGAGATTCTAGCCTTCACATGCATATCTGTAGGAACACACCCACACAGTcacttatgtattttatatacgtGTTACAAACACTCcgctccgccccccccccccaagaaggTAATAGCCTCATTGGTGGCAGTTGTCACTTACTTCATATGgtcatattttaaacatttttttacatttacttattgatctgtgtgtgtgcctgtgtgtgcgtgcgtgcgcgcatacacatgtgcacaaataggtgccatggtgtgcacatgaagggcagaggacagcttttgggggCTTGGTTCCTGGGAATCAGctctctcttcccactgtgtgggtcttagtattgaactcaagtcatcaggcttggtagcaggcacTTTTGCCCACTAAGCTGTATCATAGGCCCCATGCATAGGCATATTTGGGCAGCTTTTAGCCTCTGATTGGCTGGAAGTTCAGCTGCTATgattggctaagatcaagttACTTGGTTACAGACCTAGAGTCAGGTTGTCACAGTTTATTTACAGATCAAATTGGGTTTGCTTTTAATATATAGGGCGGTTATTTTAGGTCAAGTTTACCATCTACCTATGTTTAAAGGCCAAATTTATTTGGATTTCTCAATACCTACCCGTGACAGTTAATGTTCAATTTGACTGCATTTGGAATCCCTAAAAGGCACACACTTCTAGGCATGCCCATGAGGGTATTCCTAGAGAGATTTTTAACCAAAGAGTAAAGACttatcctgaatgtgggcagcaccgtcCAGTGAACTGAGATCTTATCCTGAATttaaagaaaggggaagaggagaaagaaagtgtGAACAGTAGCATTTGCCTCTTTACAAAAGCAGAACTATGATTTGAAATCTGCAGCAACCCAACCCAGTGAGTCATCTGCTGCCCCCAGAGCCAGCGCCAGGAGTTAACCCACTACCCACAGTAGTTGGCACAGGAAATCAGCCTATAGTCACCAGTCCAGAAGGTTACCAGCTACCTAAGGTAGTGGACCAGGAAGTCAGCGTGCTATCTAAATTCTAGACAAGATGTAGATGTTAGTTATTTTGGATAACTAGTCCAGAAAGTCAAACAATAATGCCTCTACCAACTGACCCCAAATGGCAAGGGCCTGATGAATAAGACCTAACAGCTTTCCTGATTTTTTACCTCATTTTCAATTGCAGACCAACCAGACAAAGCCAAATATACACCCTGGGCAACCACATAGGATGCCATGCCTCCAGTTGGCCTGCTTCCAGCTTCCCCAGCAGCCTCGATCAGGGCACAGTGAAGCTCCCTTTGCCCTGATATAAAGCTTTCTCACTCCTCTGTGGGCCTTGCAGTCTCTTTATAAACACAGGCTGACCTGAGGGTGGCTGCCTCCCTGGAACAGCCTTTGCCTGTTCCCACTTGATTGGTCTCCGTTTATTGCCTCCATCAACTGATAGTCTGTTCCTCCAAGCAGATGCTCAATGTTTACTGAACACAAGTTGGGTTCCACGACGGCCCCTAGAGGAAGGAAGCGACTCAGAAGTGTGGACCCTGCCTGCTAGCTGAGTGCAGTTCAGCGGGAGGAGAGAAATCACTAAACAGTTAGCCTGAGCACAAACTGCGAGCTGAActgcctggagctcagagaaggGAGCACGCAGAGAGGGAGATCCGAGGCTCAGAAGCAAGTGTATCGCTGTTAAATCCGAAGAGACGGGCAGTGACCAGGAAATACCAGGCAGGGCTGAGGCCTCCGAACAGAACACTGGCAGGCACCACCTTTGCCCTGGGAGAGAAAGAGGCATCTGTGAGGCAGACCAAGAAAAGAGCAACCGGAGAAGAAGAAGCCATGACACATGACACCAACGTGTCCAAGAAGGTTGTCACAGAGCCTTCCTTCTCACTgtcccatcctcctcttcctcccactcccacacAAAGATGGCGTCAGGATTACAGAGGAGCAATGCTCCAATGAGTGGAACTGGTTTTGCCTTTTCCCGTAGAGCTGCCCAGCTTACGGCAACAAGGTGGCTGCTGTCCCATGAGTCAGATAATAGACCAGATGACGAAAGAAAATGGAGACGAAATGAACGTTCTCGGGACAGAGACTTCCCACTAAGCTGCACCCGGCTCTGGGTTGCTGCCTACACCTTGGTACGGCGGGACTGAAGTTCATCCCTGGATCACAGTGAGCATTACAGTGAGCATAGGCCAGGAGGAAAACAGAATCAATTTCCTCTCCTCGGTGGCCTGTGAAGACTGCTACTCACACTTCACTGTCCCCGCCCACTAAAGCTGCACCCGGTCACCTACCTGAATTCCCATGGGTCTCTTCGTCACCCTGATTCTCCTTACTGTGGGCTGCCTTCCAGGAAACCCCTCCTTCCTTGTTACTGAAGATGTCCCGCGCAAACaggtctctttcctctccctgtaATTTCTGGGTAACAGAAGGCATCCCTGGTGTCCTTCCTCCTTTCAGGTTGCCTGACTACCCCTGCCTAAGTCCTGGTGAAATGGTCCCTCCCCCTGAGAACCATCTCTCTGAGGATGCAGAACTCAGGGCATCTCTGAGTCTTGTAACTCAGACTCCAGGGACAAGACAGGGAGAGACCAttgattttctcttcctttttgagGGCGCGAGGTGTCGCTTTTGATTGTCTTGTCATCTACAAGGGAAAGCACACCAGCAATGAGCTCAATTTCTTTTCCAATTAAATTTTTTGGGAGtcctatgtagccaggctggcctccaggctgGCTTATACAATGCTggggagatcaaacccagggccttatgcatgctaggcgaACACTATACCAATGGAGCCACAGCCTTACCttcttcttaaaacaaaacacaaaatcagaccATGAAGTTCGGCCAGGTGAGGTGATACATTAtcgaaatcccagcacttaggctgaggcaggaaggtagcaagctcaaggccagcccaagAAGAACACTTGTGCCAAGGACTTGGAACTAGCTGGTAAACAATGCAAGGACTCAGTTCTGTCAGGCTGTCCTTGGCTTGGCTGTGCTCCACGGTCACCCTCTTGTTGAATGGTTCTAGCCCAGGCCCTCCACATGGTGAGCAGTCACACAGCTGACCTCTGCCCGACTGCCAGTCAGTCCTCCGGGCAGAGGTCCTGTTCAGCTCTTAAGGTGTGAGCTGCTCCCCAAGACAGGAGTGTGTTCCACCCAGCCACAGGATGGACCACACCTGTTGGTAGGTTTTGACAGGATGGCAGTTTAATTACATGAAGTCTACCTTGCTCTTCCTCCTGGAGCAGCTCCAAGGGCCTGAGGTCCTGACctgcccagcacctgggagacagaggatgCACTGTGGAAGTGTTCCATGATCCACTTGAGGGCCCAAGGAGACCAGTCCCTCCTCTGCATCTTTGTGAACAAAGGTTCACATGCCCAGcttgagaggaaggaggaaaataaaTGGGTGGATCACTGATGGCTTCAGCTCTTAGGACATGCAATAGTTACCCTCTTCTAAGCTCTCGGCAGGCGGGAAGGAACAAACCCAGGTCCCTGACCTTGAGGAGTTAGAGCGAAATAATGGTTCAGTGGTGAGTTAGTTGGTGAACGTACTAAATCACACTGGCACACAGTCCTGAATCTAAACTACCCCCTTCCCACACACTGTTCGACGACGCTGAAATTCCCTGACAAAGTCACTAAGGAACAGCAGTTGCGCGGCAGTACAGGGTGATCGTGAACATGAAGGTCGCATGGCTGGACAGGGAAGCCTTCCTTGGCAGCTCTATTTGTCCTCACATAAAACCACATTTTCCTTCATCCCTGGAGCTCCTCAGAATCTTGTGCTTTTACACTCCTCCCTAGCAGAGACGTTTTGAAAACTAAGACGGGATGGCAGTTTAATGTCACAAGGTCACTTTTGTTCCCTCACCCCGTCTAACATTCGGGCAGGCTGCCTGAGACACCAGATGTGCAGATGGAAGCAAAACTG
Proteins encoded in this region:
- the Teddm1 gene encoding transmembrane epididymal protein 1; translation: MGTLEGHLLPGVGLLLFSFYYSALTSLALLREQKVLKHPLLPGKLRGHRLSRQVPYEAVVKVLVPTCGIIGEYFYPLGVNRVQMIDWKDPRRPFVFKDNWQHVTMFGFFILSGVVDMVSQAHLGRWGVKLERAAEALAFYVLIMLMVTHIENKSSLEIRVHLLLMIPSFFLALVLTVEVWVPNHPPIWILKCWLGLVLSSWMMQICEMYIPLTGQPWRADDPMDHAFLTIFFCWHLVLAAALFLATYGLCSLWHRHYSSWTKTPGARYQRCPMESSSEELEKLKAETLPQDEVV